The Gymnodinialimonas sp. 57CJ19 genome includes a window with the following:
- a CDS encoding response regulator has translation MTDIGAHLLIVDDDERIRTLLQKFLMRNGFMATGARNAAQARVLLAGLSFDLIVLDVMMPGEDGLSLCRDIRTTAATPILLLTANGESGDRIEGLEAGADDYLAKPFEPKELLLRINAILRRMPAPVEDATVPQVLHLGPVRYDIERGELWQGKDPVRLTATEAALMRIFAHQPTEALSRGELVSLLNRDKVGGEPVQERAVDVQITRLRRKIEMNPKQPRYLQTVRGAGYMLAPD, from the coding sequence ATGACAGATATCGGCGCCCATCTTCTGATCGTCGATGACGACGAGCGTATTCGCACGCTTCTTCAGAAGTTCCTGATGCGTAACGGTTTTATGGCCACAGGCGCCCGCAACGCTGCGCAAGCGAGGGTGCTGTTGGCGGGGTTGAGCTTTGACCTGATCGTGCTGGACGTGATGATGCCCGGCGAGGATGGGTTGAGCCTGTGCCGTGATATTCGCACGACGGCGGCCACACCGATCCTGCTGCTCACCGCCAACGGGGAATCTGGCGACCGGATCGAAGGGTTGGAGGCGGGGGCCGACGACTATCTTGCCAAGCCGTTTGAGCCGAAAGAGCTGCTGCTCCGCATCAATGCAATCCTGCGGCGGATGCCTGCCCCGGTAGAGGATGCGACGGTGCCGCAAGTCCTCCACCTCGGGCCGGTGCGCTATGATATTGAACGTGGAGAGTTATGGCAGGGCAAAGACCCCGTCCGACTTACCGCGACCGAGGCGGCGTTGATGCGCATCTTCGCCCACCAACCCACTGAAGCCCTGTCGCGCGGAGAGCTTGTGAGCCTGCTGAACCGAGACAAGGTCGGTGGAGAACCGGTGCAGGAACGCGCGGTCGATGTGCAGATCACGCGATTGCGCCGCAAGATCGAGATGAACCCGAAGCAGCCTCGCTATCTGCAAACCGTGCGAGGCGCGGGGTATATGCTGGCCCCGGATTGA
- a CDS encoding MarR family transcriptional regulator, with translation MSDRGAAMGRGDSLLFLTDEQLRRGSEAMFFAYRGFTADPDLILAERGYGRAHHRAIHFINTTPGTTVNNLLSILGVTKQSLNRVLRALIEDGLVEARVGTRDKRERHLFLTSEGETLERALSEAQRNRLRAAFRNAGPDAVSGFRAVLEEMMDPDMRRHYLEGVEQNQ, from the coding sequence ATGTCAGATCGAGGCGCAGCCATGGGGCGTGGGGATAGTTTGCTATTTCTCACCGACGAACAATTGCGCCGCGGCAGTGAGGCGATGTTTTTTGCATATCGGGGGTTTACCGCCGATCCTGACCTGATCCTGGCAGAGCGTGGCTATGGCCGTGCCCACCACCGGGCGATCCACTTCATCAACACGACGCCCGGGACGACGGTGAACAACCTGCTGTCGATCCTTGGGGTGACGAAACAATCCCTGAACCGGGTTCTACGTGCCCTGATCGAAGACGGCTTGGTCGAGGCCCGCGTTGGCACCCGAGACAAGCGAGAGCGGCACTTGTTCCTGACCTCAGAGGGCGAAACGCTGGAACGCGCCCTGAGTGAGGCACAGCGTAATCGGTTAAGGGCCGCTTTTCGCAACGCCGGGCCCGATGCCGTGTCAGGTTTTCGCGCTGTCTTGGAAGAGATGATGGACCCGGACATGCGCCGCCACTACCTTGAGGGTGTGGAACAGAACCAATGA